Proteins encoded in a region of the Chelonoidis abingdonii isolate Lonesome George chromosome 2, CheloAbing_2.0, whole genome shotgun sequence genome:
- the POMGNT2 gene encoding protein O-linked-mannose beta-1,4-N-acetylglucosaminyltransferase 2, with the protein MNIAAVFNALLVSALAVVLWKYIKLREHVFVVEEELVLTRQSQELSQVQIDYHAALQALVEDGTRMVCTGRMHTDRICRFESLCYSTEAEEFVFFHSNASVMLPNLGSRRFQPALLDLSSVEDHNTQYFNFVELPVAALKFMPKPVFVPDVALIANRFNPDNLMHVFHDDLLPIFYTMQQFPDLDLESRLFFMEGWSEGLHFDLYKLLSNKQPLLREQLKTLGRLLCFTKSYVGLSKITTWYQYGFVQPQGPKANILVSGNEIRHFSKFMMEKLNVSLEESASEEYIVVFSRTINRLILNEAELILALAQEFQMKTITVSIEDHSFSHIVRLISNASMLVSMHGAQLVMSLFLPRGATVVELFPYAINPEHYTPYKTLSVLPGMDLQYIAWQNTDQENTVTFPDRPWDQGGIAHLDKAEQERIIKSKEVPRHLCCRNPEWLFRVYQDTRVDILSLIQVIRQTVKLKPGPKKQKWTSDLYPGKVRDAKCQASVQGTSEAKLSVSWQIPWNLKYLKVREVKYEVWIQEQGENTYMPYILSHQNHTFSENIKPFTIYVVWIRCIFNKNLLGPFTDVLLCST; encoded by the coding sequence ATGAACATAGCAGCGGTGTTTAATGCCCTGCTAGTGTCTGCCCTTGCAGTTGTGCTGTGGAAATACATCAAGCTGCGAGAGCACGTCTTCGTGGTTGAAGAAGAGCTGGTCCTCACTCGCCAGTCCCAGGAACTCTCTCAAGTCCAGATTGACTACCATGCGGCTCTTCAGGCTCTGGTGGAGGATGGTACCAGGATGGTGTGCACAGGCAGGATGCACACGGATCGCATCTGCCGCTTTGAGTCCCTCTGTTACTCCACTGAGGCAGAGGAATTTGTCTTCTTTCACAGCAACGCGTCAGTTATGCTTCCCAACCTTGGCTCCAGGAGATTCCAGCCTGCCTTGCTTGATCTCTCCTCGGTGGAGGACCACAACACCCAATATTTCAACTTTGTGGAACTGCCAGTTGCTGCATTGAAATTCATGCCAAAGCCAGTCTTTGTGCCTGATGTGGCGCTCATCGCCAACCGATTCAACCCGGACAACTTGATGCACGTCTTCCATGATGACCTCCTCCCGATCTTCTACACCATGCAGCAGTTCCCGGACTTGGATCTGGAGTCACGACTCTTCTTCATGGAGGGGTGGAGTGAAGGCCTCCACTTCGATCTCTACAAGTTACTGAGTAACAAACAGCCACTCCTCAGAGAGCAGCTTAAAACCTTGGGCAGGCTCCTTTGTTTTACCAAATCTTATGTAGGGCTGTCCAAAATCACCACATGGTACCAATATGGATTTGTTCAGCCACAAGGACCAAAGGCGAACATCTTGGTTTCTGGCAATGAGATCAGGCATTTCTCCAAGTTCATGATGGAGAAGCTGAATGTCAGCTTGGAAGAAAGTGCCAGTGAGGAGTATATTGTAGTATTCAGTCGAACAATCAACAGACTAATCCTAAATGAGGCAGAACTAATCTTGGCGCTTGCCCAGGAGTTTCAGATGAAAACCATTACAGTCTCCATAGAGGACCATTCATTTTCTCACATTGTACGTCTGATCAGCAATGCATCCATGCTGGTCAGCATGCACGGAGCCCAATTAGTGATGTCTCTCTTCCTTCCAAGAGGGGCCACTGTCGTGGAGCTCTTTCCTTATGCGATCAACCCCGAACACTATACCCCATACAAAACACTGTCAGTGCTCCCTGGCATGGATCTCCAGTACATTGCCTGGCAGAACACTGATCAGGAAAACACTGTAACCTTTCCTGACAGGCCATGGGACCAGGGAGGAATTGCTCACTTAGACAAGGCAGAGCAGGAACGCATAATAAAGAGCAAGGAGGTTCCACGCCACCTTTGCTGTCGGAACCCGGAATGGCTTTTCCGTGTCTACCAGGATACAAGAGTTGACATCCTTTCCCTTATCCAGGTGATCAGGCAAACAGTGAAATTAAAGCCTGGACCCAAGAAGCAGAAGTGGACTAGTGATCTGTACCCTGGCAAGGTTAGGGATGCTAAGTGTCAAGCCTCTGTCCAAGGTACTAGTGAAGCGAAGCTCTCTGTGTCTTGGCAGATCCCCTGGAACCTTAAGTATCTGAAGGTCAGGGAGGTGAAATATGAAGTGTGGATACAGGAGCAAGGTGAAAACACTTACATGCCTTATATTTTGTCACACCAGAATCACACCTTTTCAGAAAACATTAAGCCATTCACGATATATGTGGTGTGGATCCGCTGCATCTTCAACAAAAATCTCCTTGGACCTTTCACAGATGTGCTCTTGTGTAGTACATAA